A window from Candidatus Binatia bacterium encodes these proteins:
- a CDS encoding substrate-binding domain-containing protein encodes MNKTLATVALAAVPALLLSACNGSAGGGNSAIAPLPNSSQASHATRVRGLDNGPNDLHAGGATFPAYAYNLASQPAGLYNQPQAPPGQGSLFYSVPTKGTIFYCLTGSGYGRAEFTTNNGTATTACAPLGASPTGFGGRQDPLDFVGSDVALKSSEYTTYKANRESGTKTWGEPFEFPTIGGPIVFGFRPQDFAVSQIKLSQWTYCAIVNGTISDWNDGAITQDNGGSVTGGSSQTITFYFRSDSSGTSFLFTNHLNTACNITFKPPYNKAPYGGPSRSAAWTFGVNSVWPGPGSSGDPNPRFIGESGNPGVLAAIQTTPFGTGYVEGAYAASANPAVGQALLQNGFANGQAIFTNPTNKKQVKNALKKVNARSITYGEGSDGQPLGTSAPWCVLYIDPKNFVSPPSNTYPIVGVSYWLFYGQNNGIHVSDKKKLINWLATSSAANRITNRLEYIPLPLSVHTAIVNALNGNGGSQPACLQ; translated from the coding sequence ATGAACAAAACCTTGGCCACTGTGGCCTTGGCAGCCGTGCCGGCGCTGCTGCTGAGCGCCTGCAACGGCAGCGCGGGCGGAGGCAACTCCGCAATCGCGCCGCTTCCGAACTCCTCGCAGGCTTCGCACGCAACGCGCGTTCGCGGTCTCGACAACGGTCCCAACGATCTCCACGCGGGCGGCGCGACGTTCCCAGCGTACGCGTACAACCTCGCGAGCCAACCCGCCGGCCTCTACAATCAGCCGCAGGCGCCTCCGGGACAGGGTTCGCTCTTCTATTCCGTGCCGACGAAGGGCACGATCTTCTACTGTCTGACCGGCAGCGGCTACGGCCGAGCCGAGTTCACCACGAACAACGGCACCGCGACGACGGCTTGCGCGCCGCTGGGCGCGTCGCCGACGGGATTCGGCGGACGTCAGGATCCGCTCGACTTCGTGGGCAGCGACGTCGCGCTCAAGTCGAGCGAGTACACGACGTATAAAGCGAATCGCGAGTCGGGCACCAAGACCTGGGGCGAGCCCTTCGAGTTTCCGACCATCGGCGGTCCGATCGTGTTCGGCTTCCGTCCGCAAGACTTCGCGGTCTCGCAGATCAAGCTGTCGCAATGGACCTACTGCGCGATCGTCAACGGCACGATCAGCGACTGGAACGACGGCGCGATCACGCAGGACAACGGCGGCTCGGTGACCGGCGGCTCGTCGCAGACGATCACGTTCTACTTCCGCTCGGACAGCAGCGGAACGAGCTTCCTGTTTACCAACCATCTGAACACGGCGTGCAACATCACGTTCAAGCCGCCGTACAACAAGGCCCCGTACGGCGGTCCGAGCCGCAGCGCCGCGTGGACCTTCGGCGTCAACAGCGTCTGGCCGGGCCCCGGATCGTCGGGCGACCCGAACCCGCGCTTCATCGGCGAGAGCGGTAACCCGGGCGTGCTCGCGGCCATCCAGACGACGCCGTTTGGCACCGGTTACGTCGAGGGCGCGTACGCGGCCTCGGCCAATCCGGCGGTCGGCCAGGCGCTTCTGCAGAACGGCTTCGCGAACGGTCAGGCGATCTTCACGAATCCTACCAACAAGAAGCAGGTGAAGAACGCGCTGAAGAAGGTCAACGCTCGCTCGATCACCTACGGTGAGGGCAGCGACGGCCAGCCGCTCGGCACGAGCGCCCCGTGGTGCGTCCTGTACATCGATCCGAAGAACTTCGTTAGCCCGCCATCGAACACGTACCCCATCGTCGGCGTGAGCTACTGGCTGTTCTACGGTCAGAACAACGGCATCCACGTCTCGGACAAGAAGAAACTCATCAACTGGCTCGCAACATCGAGCGCGGCCAACCGCATCACCAACAGGCTCGAGTACATTCCGCTGCCGCTCAGCGTCCATACAGCGATCGTAAACGCGCTGAATGGAAACGGCGGCAGCCAACCCGCGTGTCTGCAGTAG
- a CDS encoding zinc-dependent alcohol dehydrogenase family protein, which yields MTLERPAPIETNPLRLTDRPKPAPAPGEICVRVRACGVCRTDLHVAEGDLAPKHRGIVPGHEIVGVVEQAGAGSERFAVGSRVGIAWLRQTDGTCEYCRSGRENLCPNALFTGWDRDGGYAEYAVVREDFAYRLPDEIDDEHAAPLLCAGIIGFRAIKRAGVAPGATVGLYGFGGSAHLALQVLRHWNCRVFVMSRGGIHRDLAQELGADWIGDASEAPPAPLDAAILFAPAGELVPTIMSALRRGGVLAIAGIYVTQIPPLDYAAQLFEEREIRSVTANTRADGEEFLAIAGAIPIRSMTVGMHLEDANRALNMLKHDELRGAAVLHV from the coding sequence ATGACGCTCGAGCGGCCCGCGCCGATCGAAACGAATCCGCTGCGACTGACGGATAGGCCGAAGCCGGCGCCGGCGCCCGGCGAGATTTGCGTGCGCGTCCGCGCGTGCGGCGTTTGCCGGACGGATCTGCACGTCGCCGAGGGCGACCTCGCGCCGAAGCACCGCGGCATCGTTCCCGGCCACGAGATCGTCGGCGTCGTCGAGCAGGCCGGTGCGGGCAGCGAGCGATTCGCCGTCGGATCGCGCGTCGGCATCGCATGGCTGCGCCAGACCGACGGGACGTGCGAGTACTGCCGTAGCGGACGCGAGAATCTCTGCCCCAACGCGCTCTTCACCGGTTGGGATCGCGACGGCGGGTACGCCGAATACGCGGTCGTGCGCGAAGATTTCGCGTATCGTCTTCCCGACGAGATCGACGACGAGCACGCCGCGCCGCTCCTGTGCGCCGGCATCATCGGGTTTCGCGCCATCAAACGCGCCGGGGTCGCACCGGGCGCCACGGTGGGGCTGTACGGGTTCGGCGGCTCGGCGCATCTGGCGCTGCAGGTGCTGCGGCATTGGAACTGTCGCGTGTTCGTCATGAGCCGCGGCGGAATCCATCGCGACCTCGCGCAGGAGCTCGGAGCAGATTGGATCGGCGACGCCTCCGAGGCTCCGCCGGCGCCGCTAGACGCGGCCATTTTATTCGCGCCGGCCGGCGAGCTCGTGCCAACGATCATGTCGGCGTTGCGGCGCGGCGGCGTGCTGGCGATCGCCGGAATTTATGTCACGCAGATTCCACCGCTCGACTACGCCGCGCAACTGTTCGAGGAGAGAGAGATCCGCAGCGTCACCGCCAACACCCGCGCGGACGGCGAGGAGTTCCTCGCCATCGCCGGCGCGATACCGATACGATCTATGACGGTGGGAATGCACCTGGAAGACGCGAACCGCGCACTCAACATGCTCAAGCACGACGAGCTTCGCGGCGCTGCGGTGTTGCACGTATGA
- a CDS encoding DUF4397 domain-containing protein: MSAVDAPKANTRAAFVRRACALLCIAAGGGCGGSSSSSSTMPSVSSNILVRFADGAPSLKTLINGYPTDIGAAYLQANGKTVASSFVYGTLTTFVMLPAGTLSLKALDTTGYFVGPLKTPALTAGNRYTLVVAGAYPNYGVLVFTEPKASSGAQLSLYEASPTVPSADFGSFSASTHTNFKKLGSAQFGSVATVSLGSAASNLGGYAGKASAPLGTLTLRQINPFDRRNVLPYHRAARLSLFLFDPKSGSTVGPVFGSLDR, encoded by the coding sequence GTGTCTGCAGTAGACGCTCCGAAGGCCAACACGCGCGCCGCATTCGTGCGGCGCGCGTGCGCCCTTCTCTGTATCGCCGCGGGCGGCGGGTGCGGCGGCTCGAGCTCCTCGTCCTCGACGATGCCGTCGGTCTCGAGCAATATCTTGGTGCGGTTCGCCGACGGGGCGCCGTCGCTCAAGACGCTCATCAACGGCTATCCGACCGACATCGGCGCCGCGTATCTGCAAGCCAACGGAAAGACCGTCGCATCATCGTTCGTCTACGGCACGCTGACCACGTTCGTGATGCTGCCCGCGGGCACGCTGTCGCTCAAGGCGCTCGATACGACCGGCTACTTCGTGGGCCCGCTCAAGACGCCGGCGTTGACGGCCGGGAACCGCTACACGCTCGTCGTGGCCGGAGCGTACCCCAACTACGGCGTGCTGGTATTTACGGAGCCGAAAGCGTCGAGCGGCGCGCAGCTGTCGCTTTACGAGGCGTCTCCGACGGTTCCGTCGGCGGACTTCGGGAGTTTCAGCGCGTCGACGCACACGAACTTCAAGAAGCTCGGCAGCGCGCAGTTCGGCAGCGTCGCGACGGTTTCGCTCGGAAGCGCCGCATCGAACCTCGGGGGGTATGCCGGGAAGGCGAGCGCGCCGCTCGGGACGCTCACGCTGCGCCAAATCAATCCCTTCGATCGGCGCAACGTCTTGCCGTATCACCGCGCCGCGCGGCTGTCGCTCTTCTTGTTCGATCCGAAGTCCGGCAGCACCGTCGGCCCCGTCTTTGGGAGCCTCGATCGATGA
- a CDS encoding DUF4097 family beta strand repeat-containing protein: MIRFVCGAAIVALAACSGAFGERAREDFHQALDVSAGATVHVDNIAGSVKIAAWSKPIVDVRATKYGNDAPELRSVTIEVRSAGKDVFVKTNYQGLHHGTVRYRIAVPADASLDISNVAGTVDLAGTGGDVTVETQAGAITADVGRVAGNRAIDLRATTGAVELSIAPNSDASIAASSAVGDITSRIPGVAASRENLIGARASGMIGTGSGRIRVGTTTGAITLQF, encoded by the coding sequence ATGATTCGATTCGTTTGCGGCGCCGCGATCGTGGCGCTCGCGGCCTGCAGCGGCGCGTTCGGCGAGCGTGCGCGCGAAGATTTTCATCAGGCGCTCGACGTTAGTGCGGGCGCGACGGTGCACGTGGACAACATCGCGGGCAGCGTCAAGATCGCCGCGTGGTCGAAGCCGATCGTAGACGTTCGCGCGACGAAATACGGCAACGACGCGCCGGAGCTGCGCTCGGTGACGATCGAGGTTCGCAGTGCGGGCAAAGACGTGTTCGTCAAGACGAACTACCAGGGGCTGCACCACGGCACGGTGCGCTACCGAATCGCGGTTCCGGCGGATGCATCTTTGGATATCTCGAACGTCGCCGGCACCGTCGACCTCGCCGGTACCGGCGGCGACGTCACGGTGGAGACGCAGGCCGGGGCGATTACGGCGGACGTCGGGCGCGTGGCCGGAAACCGCGCGATCGACCTGCGCGCCACTACCGGCGCCGTCGAACTCTCGATCGCCCCGAACAGCGACGCCTCGATCGCGGCGTCCAGCGCCGTCGGAGACATCACCAGCCGCATCCCGGGCGTCGCGGCGAGCCGCGAGAACCTCATCGGCGCCCGCGCGAGCGGGATGATCGGAACGGGGAGCGGCCGGATCCGCGTCGGCACCACG